In the Deltaproteobacteria bacterium genome, one interval contains:
- a CDS encoding Ryanodine receptor Ryr, translated as MNAYTPKPIDTSKVTLTNDLVELTEHLAENTHEIWSKQRMSEGWTWGPERDDKTKKHPDLIPYADLLESEKEYDRMTAMETLKVIVGLGYGIEKV; from the coding sequence ATGAATGCATACACACCGAAACCCATTGACACATCAAAAGTCACCCTTACCAACGACCTCGTGGAACTGACGGAACACCTGGCCGAGAATACTCATGAGATCTGGTCAAAACAGCGGATGAGTGAAGGCTGGACCTGGGGGCCGGAGAGAGACGATAAAACCAAGAAACACCCGGACCTTATCCCCTACGCTGACCTGCTCGAGTCGGAGAAAGAATACGACCGGATGACGGCCATGGAGACATTGAAGGTGATAGTGGGATTGGGGTATGGGATAGAGAAGGTATAG